From the Oncorhynchus nerka isolate Pitt River linkage group LG28, Oner_Uvic_2.0, whole genome shotgun sequence genome, one window contains:
- the LOC115113388 gene encoding sphingosine-1-phosphate lyase 1-like, with the protein MDYWSALEVYKEMLLLYLEEGRRLVNTNCEALEPWQIIGATLIATLGAVWVKGFLFQQETLTSRIKKQCFRLIRKIPFVGAAIQTQLNKALDDMSVSLCTLKEGMNYTKQLPEQGLTQAEVLDRISEYETLNEVDWENGRVSGAVYWGDQTLTKLLVKVYGDFAWSNPLHPDIFPGVRKMEAEVVRMTCTLFHGGPNTCGTVTSGGTESILMACKAYRDMAYERGVKHPEIIAPISVHAAFDKAANYFGMKLVHIPLDKNTMKVDVKAMRRAISKNTAMLVCSAPQFPHGIIDPIEEVGKLALKYNIPLHVDACLGGFLIVFMAKANYPLAPFDFRVKGVTSISADTHKYGYAPKGSSVILYSDKKYRHYQYFVAPDWQGGIYASPSVAGSRPGGIIAACWATMMHMGEDGYIKATKKIIDTARTIKTEIRKINGVFVFGDPEVSVVAIGSDVFDIFRLSNALTSKGWNLNMLQYPSSIHICCTVLHTHEGVAKQLISDIKEQVALILKNPNEKTTGMGAIYGMAQSIPDRSMVTEISRGFLDCLYSTEEPKSSQPQKTHMNGNGKAH; encoded by the exons agTGCCTTGGAGGTGTACAAGGAGATGCTGTTGCTCTACCTGGAGGAAGGCAGGCGGCTTGTGAACACCAACTGTGAGGCGTTGGAACCATGGCAGATCATTGGAGCCACTCTCATAGCTACCTTAGGAGCAGTCTGGGTCAAAGGCTTCCTGTTTCAGCAAGAAA CCCTGACATCCCGAATCAAGAAGCAGTGCTTTCGACTCATCAGAAAAATACCCTTTGTTGGCGCGGCA ATCCAGACCCAGCTGAACAAGGCCCTGGATGACATGTCTGTCAGTCTTTGCACACTGAAGGAGGGCATGAACTACACCAAACAGCTGCCTGAACAAGGGCTAACGCAAGCTGAAGTTCTAGACAGGATCAGCGAGTACGAAACACTGA ATGAAGTGGATTGGGAGAATGGACGAGTGTCCGGTGCAGTGTATTGGGGAGATCAGACACTTACCAAACTTTTGGTGAAG GTGTATGGAGACTTTGCATGGAGCAACCCACTTCACCCAGACATCTTTCCTGGTGTGAGGAAGATGGAGGCAGAGGTTGTAAGAATGACGTGTACCCTCTTCCACGGTGGGCCCAACACTTGTGGCACA GTCACCTCTGGGGGAACTGAAAGCATATTGATGGCATGCAAGGCGTACAGAGACATGGCCTATGAGCGCGGTGTGAAACATCCTGAAAT CATTGCACCAATCAGTGTCCATGCTGCCTTTGACAAAGCAGCAAACTACTTTGGAATGAAGCTTGTTCACATCCCCCTGGACAAGAATACAATGAAAGTGGATGTTAAG GCGATGAGGAGAGCTATCAGCAAGAACACAGCCATGCTTGTATGTTCCGCACCCCAGTTCCCGCATGGAATCATTGATCCTATTGAGGAAGTAGGAAAG CTGGCTTTAAAGTACAACATCCCTCTGCATGTGGATGCTTGTTTGGGAGGGTTTCTCATCGTGTTCATGGCCAAAGCCAATTATCCACTGGCTCCCTTTGACTTCAGGGTAAAGGGTGTGACCAGTAtatctgcagacacacacaag TATGGCTACGCCCCTAAAGGTTCATCAGTGATCCTGTATAGTGACAAGAAGTACAGGCACTACCAGTACTTTGTGGCTCCAGACTGGCAAGGGGGCATCTATGCGTCCCCATCAGTGGCAGGATCTCGGCCAGGCGGTATCATCGCAGCGTGCTGGGCTACCATGATGCACATGGGAGAGGATGGCTACATAAAGGCCACCAAGAAGATAATTGACACTGCACGTACCATCAAGACAGA AATCCGAAAGATAAATGGGGTGTTTGTGTTTGGAGACCCTGAAGTGTCCGTGGTGGCAATAGGCTCTGACGTCTTCGACATTTTTCGTTTATCCAACGCACTGACTTCAAAGGGTTGGAATCTCAACATGCTACAGTATCCATCCAG CATCCATatctgttgtactgtactgcacacACATGAAGGTGTGGCCAAACAGTTAATCAGTGACATCAAAGAGCAGGTGGCTCTCATTTTGAAAAACCCCAATGAGAAGACCACTGGAATG GGAGCAATCTATGGCATGGCCCAGTCCATCCCTGACAGATCCATGGTGACCGAGATCTCCCGAGGCTTCTTGGACTGCCtctacagcacagaggagccCAAGTCGTCTCAGCCTCAGAAGACCCATATGAATGGCAACGGCAAGGCCCACTGA
- the pcbd1 gene encoding pterin-4-alpha-carbinolamine dehydratase — protein sequence MASKIQGLSEEERDHLLPLLRNAQWVEVVGRDAIYKEFIFKDFNQAFGFMSRVALQAEKMDHHPEWFNVYNKVQITLSTHDCGGLSQRDITLATFVDQASVL from the exons ATG GCCAGTAAAATCCAGGGtttgagtgaggaggagagggaccaCTTACTCCCCCTGCTACGGAACGCCCAATGGGTGGAGGTTGTGGGCAGGGATGCCATCTACAAAGAGTTCATCTTCAAAGACTTTAACCAG GCCTTTGGTTTCATGTCCAGGGTGGCACTACAAGCTGAGAAGATGGACCATCACCCTGAGTGGTTTAACGTGTACAACAAG GTCCAAATCACACTCAGCACACACGACTGTGGGGGCCTCTCTCAGAGAGACATCACTTTGGCTACCTTCGTTGACCAAGCATCGGTCCTCTAA